One genomic segment of Pelagerythrobacter marensis includes these proteins:
- the ligA gene encoding NAD-dependent DNA ligase LigA → MTVDVPSEAEAANELMRLAKQIARHDRLYHAEDAPEITDQEYDALVRRNAELEAQFPHLVRPDSPSRAVGHAVAASPLSKVTHEVRMMSLDNAFADEEVADFVARVRRFLALEESAPVAFTAEDKIDGLSCSLRYENGVLVRAATRGDGQVGEDVTANVAHIPDIPAELTGDVPEVFEVRGEVYMEREAFVALNARLMEEARSAAEAKGEAFDPAKVRQFANPRNAAAGSLRQKDASVTASRPLRFWAHGWGAASAVPGDTQFAVMQRIGEWGLPISPDLVRCETLEAMLSHYRAIGERRGALGYEIDGVVYKVDRLDWQERLGFVAKAPRWAMAHKFPAEQAETTLEAIDIQVGRTGKLTPVGRLAPVLVGGVTVTNVTLHNRDEIARLGVRPGDRVKVQRAGDVIPQVVENLTCDEEREPYRFPDQCPECGSEAVAEEGEVDVRCTGGLVCPAQRTERLKHFVSRGALDIEGLGEKTIDQFFALGWLESPADIFRLKDRRDAILALDGWKDKSVENLLASIEAKRRPDAARLLFGLGIRHVGVVTARDLMKGLGEIARLPGKAADIQAYREQNPRGEGESDGKFNARMVDAIKDILEVRADGIGTAVGFALADFFHEKHNRAVFDDLLRELDPPRYEVETKESSVSGKTVVFTGKLETMSRDEAKAQAERLGAKAAGSVSAKTDLLVAGPGAGSKLKKAAELGIEVIDEAQWAQIVAEAG, encoded by the coding sequence ATGACCGTTGACGTCCCCTCCGAAGCCGAAGCCGCGAACGAGCTGATGCGGCTGGCGAAGCAGATCGCGCGGCACGACCGGCTCTACCATGCCGAGGACGCGCCCGAGATCACCGATCAGGAATACGACGCGCTCGTGCGCCGCAATGCGGAGCTGGAGGCGCAGTTTCCCCATCTCGTCCGCCCCGATTCGCCCTCGCGCGCGGTCGGCCACGCGGTTGCGGCTTCGCCTCTGTCCAAGGTCACGCACGAGGTTCGCATGATGAGCCTCGACAATGCCTTCGCCGACGAGGAAGTGGCCGATTTCGTCGCCCGCGTGCGGCGTTTCCTGGCACTGGAGGAAAGCGCGCCGGTCGCCTTCACTGCCGAGGACAAGATCGACGGGCTATCGTGCTCGCTGCGTTACGAGAACGGCGTTCTCGTGCGCGCGGCGACGCGCGGCGACGGGCAGGTGGGCGAGGACGTGACCGCCAATGTCGCGCATATTCCCGACATCCCGGCCGAGTTGACCGGCGACGTGCCCGAGGTGTTCGAGGTGCGCGGCGAGGTCTACATGGAGCGCGAGGCCTTCGTGGCGCTCAACGCCCGCCTGATGGAGGAAGCGCGCAGCGCGGCCGAGGCAAAGGGCGAGGCTTTCGATCCGGCCAAAGTGCGCCAGTTCGCCAATCCGCGCAATGCCGCGGCCGGGTCGCTGCGGCAGAAGGACGCCAGCGTCACCGCCAGCCGCCCGCTGCGGTTCTGGGCCCACGGCTGGGGCGCGGCCAGCGCGGTGCCGGGCGATACGCAGTTCGCCGTGATGCAGCGGATCGGCGAATGGGGCCTGCCGATCAGCCCCGACCTCGTCCGGTGCGAGACGCTGGAGGCGATGCTGTCCCATTACCGCGCGATCGGCGAAAGGCGCGGTGCGCTCGGCTACGAAATCGATGGCGTGGTCTACAAGGTCGACCGGCTCGACTGGCAGGAACGGCTCGGCTTCGTCGCCAAGGCGCCGCGCTGGGCGATGGCGCACAAGTTCCCCGCCGAACAGGCCGAAACGACGCTGGAAGCGATCGACATCCAGGTCGGCCGCACCGGCAAGCTGACGCCGGTGGGCCGGCTCGCCCCCGTCCTGGTCGGCGGCGTGACGGTGACCAATGTCACGCTGCACAACCGCGACGAAATCGCCCGCCTCGGCGTGCGGCCCGGCGACCGGGTCAAGGTCCAGCGTGCCGGCGACGTGATTCCGCAAGTGGTCGAAAACCTGACCTGCGATGAAGAGCGCGAACCCTATCGCTTCCCCGATCAGTGCCCCGAATGCGGCAGCGAGGCCGTGGCGGAAGAGGGGGAAGTCGATGTCCGCTGCACCGGCGGCCTCGTCTGCCCGGCGCAGCGGACCGAGCGGCTCAAGCACTTCGTCAGCCGCGGCGCGCTCGATATCGAGGGGCTGGGCGAAAAGACGATCGATCAGTTCTTCGCGCTCGGCTGGCTCGAAAGCCCGGCCGACATCTTCCGCCTGAAGGACCGGCGCGATGCGATCCTGGCGCTGGATGGGTGGAAGGACAAGTCGGTCGAGAACCTGCTGGCCAGCATCGAGGCCAAGCGTAGGCCCGACGCGGCGCGGCTGCTGTTCGGCCTCGGCATCCGGCATGTCGGCGTGGTCACCGCGCGCGACCTGATGAAGGGGCTGGGCGAGATCGCCCGCCTGCCCGGCAAGGCCGCGGACATCCAGGCCTACCGCGAACAGAACCCGCGCGGGGAGGGCGAATCCGACGGCAAGTTCAACGCCCGCATGGTCGATGCGATCAAGGACATCCTCGAAGTTCGCGCCGACGGGATTGGCACCGCGGTCGGCTTTGCGCTGGCGGATTTCTTCCACGAGAAGCACAATCGCGCGGTGTTCGACGATCTGCTGCGCGAACTCGATCCGCCGCGTTACGAGGTGGAAACGAAGGAAAGCTCCGTCTCGGGCAAGACGGTGGTCTTCACCGGCAAGCTGGAGACCATGAGCCGCGACGAGGCCAAGGCCCAGGCCGAACGGCTGG
- a CDS encoding alpha/beta hydrolase, whose protein sequence is MAAGCQPVPEGAPDASVPVASGDRFGTDAHLAPSRPDAVLRYADHPRGFAELRLPEGDGPFPLAVIFHGGCWKAGIANQAYMAPLATRWQNLGIATINVDYREVGDGGGWPGSFADWAAAGELLNRVVADYPVDPARITLVGHSAGALPAQWLAQRQDDRGPLGPRDPLAVRAAIVLDGPADVGAERAAFDALCEFSAVDPFMGGDPAAQPDRYGALGAAPLALEELLFVQAVLPAAPTAAQEAIRAGGTRLEIRANPQASHFDILTPGADAYRANEPAMLKVLRGWNPAGETL, encoded by the coding sequence ATGGCGGCAGGGTGTCAACCGGTTCCCGAGGGCGCGCCCGACGCGTCCGTTCCCGTGGCGAGCGGCGACCGGTTCGGCACCGACGCGCATCTCGCGCCGTCGCGGCCCGACGCCGTGCTGCGCTATGCCGATCACCCGCGCGGCTTTGCCGAATTGCGTCTGCCGGAAGGGGACGGACCGTTTCCGCTGGCGGTGATTTTCCACGGCGGCTGCTGGAAGGCGGGGATCGCCAATCAGGCCTACATGGCCCCGCTGGCGACCCGGTGGCAGAACCTCGGCATCGCCACAATCAACGTCGATTACCGCGAAGTGGGCGATGGCGGCGGCTGGCCCGGTTCGTTCGCGGACTGGGCGGCGGCGGGCGAGCTGTTGAACCGCGTGGTCGCCGATTACCCGGTCGATCCCGCGCGCATCACGCTGGTCGGCCATTCGGCGGGCGCCCTGCCGGCGCAGTGGCTGGCGCAACGGCAGGACGATCGCGGCCCGCTGGGCCCGCGCGACCCGCTGGCGGTGCGCGCAGCGATCGTGCTCGACGGCCCGGCAGACGTCGGGGCGGAGCGTGCGGCTTTCGATGCCCTGTGCGAATTTTCCGCGGTCGATCCGTTCATGGGCGGGGACCCGGCGGCGCAGCCGGATCGCTATGGCGCGCTTGGCGCCGCGCCGCTCGCGCTGGAGGAACTGCTGTTCGTCCAGGCCGTGCTGCCCGCCGCGCCCACCGCAGCGCAGGAGGCTATCCGCGCTGGCGGCACGCGGCTGGAAATCCGCGCAAATCCGCAGGCCAGCCATTTCGATATCCTGACGCCGGGCGCCGACGCCTATCGCGCCAACGAGCCGGCGATGCTGAAGGTTCTGCGGGGATGGAACCCGGCAGGAGAGACACTGTGA
- the recN gene encoding DNA repair protein RecN produces MLTRLSIRNVVLIEALDLDFGRGLGVLTGETGAGKSILLDALGLVLGNRAETMLVRAGADRASVTASFEFAQLPAPVVETLDDADITIEPGEPLMIRRQVRADGGSKAFVNDQPASVALLRALAPALVELHGQHDDRGLVNPRGHRALLDRYAGADTAGIAAAWETLRAAEERLDAARAAIAQAKADQDLLLAHLAELTALEPQAGEEARLAEARAAMQKGERLSGDLEELRHLWDGSDSPLASLRVAARRLDRIAPEHSLLAEALAALDRAVIEAGEAEAKLEEAAEALVHDPAALEAAETRLFDLRALARKHRCEVDELPGKMREFRAALDKIEGGEAELDALEDAAKEAGRNYRERAEALHDRRVEAAAGLDAAVAGELAPLKLDAARFRTAVEPLAEDRWGPHGSDSVEFLIATNPGADFAPLAKIASGGELSRFILALKVALAEQGGAATVIFDEIDRGVGGAVASAIGERLARLAGDGQLLAVTHSPQVAARGRTHYLIAKSSEGTVTKTSVRLLDEGERQEEIARMLSGAEVTPEARAQADRLLEGV; encoded by the coding sequence ATGCTGACCCGCCTGTCCATCCGCAATGTCGTGCTGATCGAGGCGCTCGATCTCGATTTCGGGCGCGGCCTTGGCGTGCTGACGGGCGAGACGGGGGCGGGCAAATCGATCCTGCTCGATGCGCTCGGCCTCGTGCTGGGAAACCGCGCGGAAACGATGCTGGTGCGGGCCGGGGCGGATCGGGCGAGTGTTACCGCTAGTTTCGAATTCGCGCAGCTTCCCGCGCCTGTCGTGGAAACGCTGGACGATGCGGACATTACGATCGAACCGGGCGAACCGCTGATGATCCGCCGCCAGGTGCGGGCGGACGGGGGCAGCAAGGCTTTCGTCAACGATCAGCCTGCCAGCGTGGCACTGCTGCGCGCTCTCGCGCCCGCGCTGGTCGAACTGCACGGGCAGCACGATGACAGGGGACTGGTCAATCCGCGAGGGCACCGCGCCTTGCTCGATCGCTATGCCGGGGCCGATACCGCCGGAATCGCCGCCGCATGGGAAACCTTGCGCGCCGCCGAAGAACGGCTGGATGCTGCGCGGGCGGCTATCGCACAGGCGAAGGCCGATCAGGATCTGCTGTTGGCCCATCTCGCCGAACTGACCGCTCTGGAACCCCAGGCGGGGGAAGAGGCGCGCCTCGCCGAAGCGCGCGCGGCGATGCAGAAGGGCGAACGCCTGTCGGGCGATCTGGAGGAACTGCGCCATTTGTGGGACGGGTCCGATTCCCCGCTGGCATCGCTGCGGGTGGCGGCGCGCCGGCTCGACCGCATTGCGCCCGAACATTCGTTGCTGGCCGAAGCGCTCGCTGCGCTCGACCGGGCGGTGATCGAAGCGGGGGAGGCCGAAGCGAAGCTGGAGGAAGCGGCCGAGGCGCTGGTCCACGATCCGGCAGCGCTGGAAGCTGCCGAAACCCGCCTGTTCGACTTGCGCGCCCTGGCCCGCAAGCACCGCTGCGAAGTGGATGAACTGCCCGGGAAGATGCGCGAATTTCGCGCCGCGCTGGACAAGATTGAAGGCGGCGAGGCGGAGCTGGACGCGCTGGAAGATGCGGCGAAGGAAGCCGGCCGGAATTACCGCGAACGGGCAGAGGCGCTGCACGATAGGCGGGTGGAGGCCGCGGCCGGGCTGGATGCGGCGGTGGCAGGCGAACTCGCCCCGCTGAAGCTGGATGCCGCGCGGTTCCGCACTGCGGTCGAGCCTCTGGCCGAAGACCGCTGGGGCCCGCATGGCAGCGACAGCGTCGAATTTCTGATCGCGACCAATCCCGGCGCCGATTTCGCGCCCCTGGCCAAGATCGCCAGCGGGGGCGAACTGTCGCGCTTCATCCTCGCGCTCAAGGTCGCACTGGCCGAACAGGGCGGGGCGGCGACGGTGATTTTCGACGAGATCGACCGCGGCGTCGGCGGCGCGGTTGCCAGCGCGATCGGCGAACGGCTGGCCCGGTTGGCGGGCGACGGGCAATTGCTGGCGGTGACCCATAGCCCGCAAGTCGCCGCGCGCGGGCGCACGCACTACCTGATTGCCAAGTCGAGCGAGGGCACGGTCACGAAAACCTCCGTCCGCCTGCTTGACGAAGGCGAGCGGCAGGAAGAAATCGCCCGGATGCTGTCCGGCGCCGAAGTCACGCCCGAAGCCCGCGCGCAGGCCGACCGCCTGCTGGAGGGGGTGTGA
- a CDS encoding outer membrane protein assembly factor BamD, whose amino-acid sequence MINRSRSPLKLALAVTASAAALFTTGCAGRSGGPEDTAYVARDVETLYSEAKRRLDSGNAKFAAALFDEVERQHPYSPWARRAQLMSSFSYYVARDYNKAIQSAQRFLSIHPGNKDAPYAYYLIALSYYEQISDVHRDQAITDQARTALNEIIRRFPQTEYASDARLKLDLVNDHLAGKEMEIGRFYERSGKWLAAQIRFQNVVENFQTTSHTPEALYRLTETSLALGVPQEAVKYTAVLGANYPGNEWYEKAYELVQDHASGVTAS is encoded by the coding sequence ATGATCAATCGCTCGCGTTCGCCGCTCAAGCTCGCTCTGGCCGTTACCGCATCTGCGGCCGCCCTGTTCACCACCGGTTGTGCGGGGCGCTCCGGCGGGCCCGAAGACACGGCCTATGTCGCACGCGACGTCGAAACGCTCTATTCCGAAGCGAAGCGTCGGCTCGATTCCGGCAATGCGAAGTTTGCGGCCGCGCTGTTTGACGAGGTTGAGCGTCAGCACCCTTATTCACCCTGGGCCCGCCGGGCACAGCTGATGAGCAGCTTCAGCTATTACGTCGCGCGCGATTACAACAAGGCGATCCAGAGCGCGCAGCGCTTCCTCTCGATCCATCCGGGCAACAAGGATGCGCCTTACGCCTACTATCTGATCGCGCTCAGTTATTACGAGCAGATCAGCGACGTTCACCGCGACCAGGCGATCACCGATCAGGCGCGCACCGCGCTGAACGAAATCATCCGTCGTTTCCCGCAGACCGAATATGCGTCCGACGCGCGGCTGAAGCTCGACCTCGTCAACGATCACCTTGCGGGCAAGGAAATGGAGATCGGCCGTTTCTACGAACGCAGCGGCAAATGGCTGGCGGCGCAGATCCGGTTCCAGAACGTGGTGGAAAATTTCCAGACCACCAGCCACACGCCCGAGGCGCTCTATCGCCTCACCGAAACCAGTCTGGCCCTCGGCGTTCCTCAAGAAGCGGTGAAATACACCGCCGTCCTGGGGGCCAACTATCCGGGCAACGAGTGGTACGAGAAGGCTTACGAGCTGGTGCAGGACCACGCCAGCGGCGTTACCGCGAGCTGA
- the proB gene encoding glutamate 5-kinase, which produces MAENRSIVVKIGSALLANPDLLTPRFSFIQRLLEDVAQLRSEGCNVILCSSGAVALGLRTVGETPETAGVSDKQAAAACGMPLLLNAYKQVGHEYGFEIAQVLLTLGDFEHHRRFLNTRNTVHRLLEAGVVPIVNENDSITTEEIRVGDNDRLAAKVAQMVGAKEFVILTCVEGLYDRNPDDPAAKLVEEVGDVGEYMEATTGKSTLGTGGMTTKLKAANMAQEAGCTTYIANGEHERPLSAVLSGERRCTKCLPHPKPLSGKDSWIANRLQMAGSIEISKELADALVDEKRSIRREDILAMDGDFTRGDVLHLYDSEGVERARGLSDFTSEEIRVMTFNPDTPEEQLLGYKTKGEVIRSNNLVMLENRHLLWDAPEGMTPS; this is translated from the coding sequence GTGGCTGAGAATCGAAGCATCGTCGTCAAGATTGGTTCCGCGCTCCTCGCGAACCCCGACCTGCTCACCCCCCGCTTCAGCTTCATACAGCGCCTGCTCGAAGACGTGGCGCAATTGCGGAGCGAGGGGTGCAACGTGATCCTGTGCTCGTCCGGCGCAGTGGCATTGGGCTTGCGGACAGTCGGGGAAACGCCCGAAACCGCCGGGGTGAGCGACAAGCAGGCCGCTGCCGCCTGCGGCATGCCGCTGCTGCTTAATGCCTACAAGCAAGTGGGGCACGAATACGGTTTCGAGATTGCGCAGGTCCTGCTGACGCTGGGCGATTTCGAACATCATCGCCGGTTCCTCAACACCCGCAACACGGTCCACCGCCTGCTGGAAGCGGGCGTCGTGCCGATCGTGAACGAAAACGATTCGATCACGACGGAGGAAATCCGTGTCGGCGACAACGATCGCCTGGCCGCGAAAGTGGCGCAGATGGTGGGGGCGAAGGAATTTGTCATCCTGACTTGCGTCGAGGGGCTGTACGACCGGAATCCCGACGATCCGGCTGCCAAGCTGGTGGAAGAGGTCGGCGACGTCGGCGAATATATGGAAGCCACCACCGGCAAGAGCACGCTGGGCACCGGCGGCATGACCACCAAGCTGAAAGCCGCCAACATGGCGCAGGAAGCAGGGTGCACGACCTATATCGCCAATGGCGAGCACGAGCGTCCGCTATCGGCCGTCCTCAGCGGGGAACGGCGCTGCACGAAATGCCTGCCGCATCCCAAGCCTTTGTCGGGCAAGGACAGCTGGATTGCCAATCGCCTCCAGATGGCAGGCAGCATCGAAATCTCGAAAGAGCTGGCCGATGCGCTGGTCGACGAAAAGCGTTCGATCCGGCGCGAGGATATCCTGGCGATGGACGGCGATTTCACGCGCGGCGATGTTCTGCACCTTTACGACAGCGAAGGGGTGGAGCGCGCACGGGGGCTGAGCGATTTCACGTCGGAAGAAATTCGCGTGATGACCTTCAATCCCGATACGCCGGAAGAACAGCTTCTGGGTTACAAGACCAAGGGCGAGGTCATTCGGTCGAACAATCTCGTCATGCTGGAAAACCGGCACCTGCTGTGGGACGCACCGGAGGGGATGACCCCTTCCTGA
- a CDS encoding pyrroline-5-carboxylate reductase family protein — MKTKNILMIGCGKMGGALLEHWMSGGDNFTIVDPALGQVPAPAQLVADAGELGENSYDVIVVAIKPQMIADIMPAHADRLAPGGYVLSIAAGCSAERISNAMNGAPVIRVMPNLPAAVGQGVSGICPAPGVGDDQRAHAEAMMARTGTAITVDSEDKLDRVTAVAGSGPGYVFEIARAYVAAAQDLGFSQEEARAMVLGTMAGTVAMAEADEDGDLETLRNSVTSKGGTTAAGLNALNGDETLTRLMRSTLQAAYDRAVELR, encoded by the coding sequence TTGAAGACCAAAAACATCCTCATGATCGGCTGCGGAAAAATGGGCGGCGCCTTGCTGGAACACTGGATGTCGGGCGGCGATAACTTTACTATTGTTGATCCGGCACTTGGTCAGGTCCCCGCCCCCGCCCAACTGGTGGCTGACGCGGGCGAGCTGGGCGAGAACAGCTACGATGTGATCGTGGTCGCCATCAAGCCGCAGATGATCGCCGACATCATGCCGGCCCATGCCGATCGCCTGGCGCCGGGCGGCTACGTGCTTTCGATCGCCGCCGGCTGTTCGGCAGAACGCATTTCGAACGCCATGAACGGTGCCCCGGTCATACGGGTCATGCCGAACCTGCCCGCCGCGGTCGGCCAGGGGGTCAGCGGCATCTGTCCCGCCCCGGGGGTTGGCGACGATCAGCGCGCCCATGCCGAGGCAATGATGGCCCGCACCGGCACCGCGATAACGGTCGACAGCGAGGACAAGCTCGATCGCGTAACCGCGGTTGCAGGGTCGGGGCCGGGATATGTGTTCGAGATCGCACGCGCCTATGTTGCCGCGGCGCAGGATCTCGGCTTCTCGCAGGAAGAAGCGCGCGCAATGGTGCTCGGCACGATGGCCGGAACGGTCGCGATGGCGGAAGCCGACGAGGATGGCGATCTGGAAACCTTGCGCAATTCGGTGACCAGCAAGGGCGGAACCACCGCCGCCGGGCTCAATGCGCTCAACGGCGACGAGACTTTGACGCGCCTGATGCGATCCACGCTGCAGGCGGCTTACGACCGGGCGGTAGAGCTGCGCTGA
- a CDS encoding glutamate-5-semialdehyde dehydrogenase → MNDQALDPQIHIHELGSRAREAARGLISASTEAKNTALREAAKALRAGSAALIAANQEDVASVEGKKPDSFVDRLRLTEDRIEGMATALEEIAELPDPVGRQLAQFDRPNGLKIERVAVPIGVIGMIYESRPNVGADASALCLKSGNAIILRGGSESRNSTREIVAAMRAGLKAAGLPEDAVQTVQTTDREAVAALLKADQFVDLVIPRGGRGLVELVRDQASVPTLLHLDGNCHSYVHEAAEVDEAVQIIRNAKLRRTGICGATESIVIDRKIADQVVPKLADAMAADCELRGDEAAVALDNRIKPATEEDWDTEYLDPIASVKIVDGLDEGIAWVDRHSSHHTDAILTEDAEAARRFMTAIDSAVVMHNASTQFSDGGEFGMGAEIGIATGKMHARGPVGLEQLTSFKYLVHGDGQTRP, encoded by the coding sequence ATGAACGATCAGGCTTTGGACCCGCAAATTCACATTCACGAACTGGGCAGCCGCGCGCGCGAAGCGGCCCGGGGGCTGATATCGGCCAGCACGGAGGCGAAGAACACCGCCCTGCGCGAAGCGGCCAAGGCCTTGCGCGCAGGTTCCGCCGCGCTGATCGCGGCAAACCAGGAAGACGTCGCCAGCGTCGAAGGCAAGAAGCCCGACAGCTTCGTCGATCGTCTGCGCCTGACCGAAGACCGGATCGAGGGGATGGCGACCGCGCTTGAGGAAATCGCCGAGCTTCCCGATCCCGTCGGTCGCCAGCTCGCACAGTTCGACCGGCCCAACGGGCTGAAGATCGAACGGGTCGCCGTGCCCATCGGCGTGATCGGCATGATCTACGAATCGCGCCCAAATGTCGGCGCAGACGCCAGCGCGCTGTGCCTCAAATCCGGCAATGCGATCATTCTGCGCGGCGGATCGGAAAGCCGCAATTCCACCCGCGAAATCGTGGCTGCGATGCGCGCCGGTCTGAAGGCGGCGGGCCTGCCCGAAGATGCGGTGCAGACGGTCCAGACCACTGACCGCGAGGCCGTTGCCGCTCTGCTGAAAGCGGACCAGTTCGTCGATCTCGTGATCCCGCGCGGCGGCCGCGGTTTGGTCGAACTGGTGCGCGATCAGGCCAGTGTGCCCACGCTGCTGCATCTGGACGGCAACTGCCACAGTTATGTGCACGAGGCGGCCGAAGTGGACGAAGCGGTCCAGATCATTCGCAATGCGAAGCTGCGCCGCACCGGCATCTGCGGCGCGACCGAAAGCATCGTGATCGACCGCAAAATCGCCGATCAGGTGGTGCCGAAACTGGCCGATGCGATGGCAGCGGACTGCGAATTGCGCGGGGACGAGGCGGCAGTCGCTCTCGACAACCGGATCAAGCCCGCGACCGAGGAAGACTGGGATACCGAATATCTCGACCCCATCGCCAGCGTGAAGATCGTCGACGGGCTCGACGAAGGGATCGCCTGGGTCGATCGGCATTCCAGCCATCATACCGATGCCATCCTGACCGAGGATGCGGAGGCCGCGCGCCGGTTCATGACCGCGATCGACAGCGCGGTCGTGATGCACAACGCCTCCACCCAGTTTTCAGACGGGGGCGAATTCGGCATGGGCGCGGAAATCGGGATTGCGACCGGCAAGATGCACGCGCGTGGCCCTGTCGGGCTGGAGCAGCTCACCAGCTTCAAGTATCTCGTTCACGGCGACGGTCAGACGCGTCCCTGA
- the purC gene encoding phosphoribosylaminoimidazolesuccinocarboxamide synthase, whose translation MPRRRQIYEGKAKILYEGPEPGTLIQYFKDDATAFNAQKKGTINGKGVINNRISEYVFLRLGHIGIPTHFIRRLNMREQLVRQAEIVPIEVVVRNVAAGSISKRLGIEEGEPLPHTLIEYYYKDDGLGDPLIAEEHIACFNWASNEEMQDIASMAIRINDFLCGMFAAINIRLVDFKLEFGRIWDGDYSRLILADEISPDGCRLWDMTTGEKLDKDRFRRDLGGEEDAYQEVARRLGLLQNEDNGPGEVFDLNAHRGKLRSPIKPKK comes from the coding sequence ATGCCCCGTCGCCGCCAGATCTACGAAGGCAAGGCCAAGATCCTTTACGAAGGGCCCGAACCGGGCACGCTGATCCAGTATTTCAAGGATGATGCGACTGCCTTCAACGCCCAGAAGAAGGGCACGATCAACGGCAAGGGCGTGATCAACAATCGCATCAGCGAATATGTTTTCCTGCGCCTCGGCCATATCGGCATCCCGACCCACTTCATCCGGCGTCTCAACATGCGCGAACAGCTCGTTCGCCAGGCAGAGATCGTTCCGATCGAAGTGGTCGTGCGCAACGTCGCCGCCGGCAGCATCTCGAAGCGTCTCGGCATCGAGGAAGGCGAACCGCTACCGCACACGCTGATCGAATATTACTACAAGGACGATGGCCTCGGCGACCCGCTGATCGCGGAAGAGCACATCGCCTGCTTCAACTGGGCATCGAACGAGGAAATGCAGGATATTGCCAGCATGGCGATCCGCATCAACGATTTCCTCTGCGGCATGTTCGCGGCGATCAACATTCGCCTGGTCGACTTCAAGCTCGAATTCGGGCGCATCTGGGATGGCGACTACAGCCGCCTGATCCTCGCCGACGAAATCAGCCCCGACGGCTGCCGCCTGTGGGACATGACCACGGGCGAGAAGCTGGACAAGGACCGTTTCCGGCGGGACCTGGGCGGCGAGGAAGACGCCTATCAGGAAGTCGCCCGCCGTCTCGGCCTGTTGCAGAACGAGGATAACGGCCCGGGCGAGGTCTTCGACCTGAATGCCCACCGCGGCAAGCTGCGCAGCCCGATCAAGCCGAAGAAGTAA
- a CDS encoding diacylglycerol/lipid kinase family protein — MKVDLVYNPVAGSFRQSRLDMLIAAFRAQGVEVAVLPSARDGARLSGAADLVCVLGGDGTVRDTVEALGDDAARVPLCIAPAGTINLVARELGYARSPVRFVDQVLAAWAGGRETWVRAPLYRLGATPVVACLSIGPDSHAVAQVSGDLKRRIGRYAYVVSVMRQLARWPRETIAISGELSDGTPFECEAEAAIASHGAFYAGPFRLSPRAGLAADSVELITLRRSTRIGAAALTGAAIMRLPLDRLGLAEIRSVRRVAFDRCVAPVQVDGDHIPDCAHEIAASGMALSYVI, encoded by the coding sequence ATGAAAGTGGATCTCGTCTATAATCCGGTCGCCGGCAGCTTTCGCCAGAGCCGGCTCGACATGTTGATCGCCGCGTTCCGCGCGCAGGGCGTGGAGGTGGCTGTGCTGCCCAGCGCTCGCGACGGTGCGCGCCTGTCGGGTGCCGCCGATCTCGTCTGCGTTCTGGGCGGAGACGGGACCGTGCGCGACACGGTGGAGGCACTGGGCGACGATGCGGCGCGCGTGCCGCTGTGCATTGCGCCGGCCGGCACGATCAATCTTGTCGCGCGGGAACTGGGCTATGCCAGATCGCCCGTGCGCTTCGTGGATCAGGTGCTGGCCGCGTGGGCTGGCGGACGGGAGACTTGGGTGCGTGCACCGCTTTACCGGCTGGGCGCGACGCCGGTGGTCGCCTGCCTCAGCATCGGGCCGGACAGTCATGCGGTCGCGCAGGTATCCGGCGATCTCAAGCGACGAATAGGCCGATATGCCTATGTCGTATCGGTGATGCGCCAACTCGCCCGCTGGCCGCGCGAAACGATCGCCATCAGCGGGGAACTGTCCGACGGCACGCCGTTCGAATGCGAGGCAGAAGCTGCGATTGCATCGCACGGGGCGTTCTATGCCGGGCCATTCCGCCTCAGCCCACGGGCCGGACTGGCGGCCGATTCCGTCGAATTGATCACGCTGCGCCGCTCCACCCGGATCGGCGCGGCCGCGCTGACCGGCGCGGCGATCATGCGGTTGCCGCTTGATCGTCTGGGACTGGCGGAAATCCGTTCCGTGCGGCGGGTCGCGTTCGATCGCTGCGTCGCGCCGGTGCAGGTCGATGGGGATCACATACCCGATTGCGCGCACGAAATCGCAGCCAGCGGAATGGCGCTCAGCTACGTGATCTGA
- the purS gene encoding phosphoribosylformylglycinamidine synthase subunit PurS, giving the protein MKVRIHVSLKPGVLDPQGRAVHHALEGLGFSGVDDVRVGRLIELDVADDTSQEQLEEMCRKLLANTVIENFRIETMEPA; this is encoded by the coding sequence ATGAAAGTCCGCATCCATGTCAGCCTCAAGCCGGGCGTGCTCGATCCCCAGGGCCGCGCGGTCCATCATGCTCTGGAAGGGCTGGGCTTTTCCGGTGTGGACGACGTGCGCGTCGGCCGCCTGATCGAACTGGACGTCGCCGACGACACCAGCCAGGAGCAACTGGAAGAAATGTGCCGCAAACTGCTGGCCAATACGGTGATCGAGAACTTCCGTATCGAAACGATGGAGCCCGCGTGA